One Thermococcus kodakarensis KOD1 genomic window carries:
- a CDS encoding DUF63 family protein yields MGVGEFFYRYFVEPIKYNQGYNPVNTLVYAVILGIMVLLLYRILKRMGIRIDDRFFLSLMPYIVLGPLMRAITDEGLLPRTYLTVSPGGYFVIAAFAIASLFAVWRHLGPDERLYPIYRDFGWVLVGGLVFIIIINWGKLSVRWEYFKYFIPSLAVSEAFIWALAKKFKLIVDNKVLFYTHFYDATTTFVGIQFFGFWEQHVLARTLIDLTGTPAVMYLEKLLVLIPVVYILDRMMEDEDPELINFVKLAIFVLGFGPGTRNLLIALLG; encoded by the coding sequence ATGGGAGTTGGGGAGTTTTTTTACAGGTATTTCGTTGAGCCGATAAAATACAACCAGGGCTACAACCCTGTTAACACGCTTGTCTACGCGGTAATCCTTGGAATAATGGTTCTCCTCCTCTACCGAATACTTAAGAGGATGGGAATAAGGATAGACGACCGCTTTTTCCTCTCCCTGATGCCCTACATAGTCCTCGGCCCGCTGATGAGGGCCATAACAGATGAGGGCCTGCTTCCGAGGACTTACCTTACAGTTAGCCCCGGCGGCTACTTCGTCATAGCGGCCTTTGCGATAGCTTCCCTCTTTGCGGTGTGGAGACATCTGGGCCCGGATGAGAGGCTCTACCCGATATACCGCGACTTCGGCTGGGTGCTCGTGGGAGGGCTGGTTTTCATAATCATAATCAACTGGGGGAAGCTTTCTGTCAGATGGGAGTACTTCAAGTACTTCATCCCGAGCCTTGCTGTCTCCGAGGCCTTTATCTGGGCTCTAGCAAAGAAGTTCAAACTGATAGTCGACAACAAAGTGCTGTTCTACACCCACTTTTACGACGCGACCACGACCTTTGTCGGGATACAGTTCTTCGGCTTCTGGGAGCAGCACGTCCTCGCAAGGACGCTCATAGACCTAACGGGCACACCTGCAGTAATGTATCTGGAAAAATTGCTGGTTTTGATTCCAGTCGTTTACATACTCGACAGGATGATGGAAGATGAAGACCCCGAGCTGATAAATTTCGTCAAACTGGCAATATTCGTCCTCGGCTTCGGCCCCGGGACGAGAAACCTGCTTATAGCCTTGCTGGGGTGA
- a CDS encoding DUF530 family protein, producing MTTTEELVAQVNKILDDIGIDLGELFQDFDPVRLALTLNRNLSLLEELEEELERRVGEGGPSVPMGDRKNRDPHLQWLYRKRHYRTLALERLRSAITAHKIALAILDANYTFKRGSSEIKATEIKDEKVKATRKPYSIGRVEILPYLAYSGDVLKLLARESLSVRDAFKEIKGRLREQGMVKTRSIRLEVEYFENNRLKKAHVSLPADADIEAELRKQFGRRFRWRVLSLVKTRGVLINNHYTVDNLALAYASFNPEKGAELLGLDIFRYYFLTSPADRETLGVFPGIKSCLDCHYSILDLPFRWDPNFKTGQGSLYIIRKCEMEEQLVGRKKDLSGVPNYLLGGVLLYGISNYDEKKVAEILGIPEDELTEAMKKFVISGLANVLFTKEEAKKFDKFMPKSDKAKQFLALLQG from the coding sequence ATGACGACGACGGAAGAACTCGTCGCCCAGGTCAACAAGATACTGGACGATATAGGCATAGACCTGGGCGAGCTCTTCCAGGACTTTGACCCCGTCAGGTTAGCCCTGACTCTAAACCGCAACCTTTCCCTCCTTGAGGAGCTTGAGGAGGAGCTTGAGCGCAGAGTTGGTGAGGGAGGCCCCTCCGTACCGATGGGAGACAGGAAAAACCGCGATCCACACCTCCAGTGGCTCTACAGAAAGAGGCACTACAGGACGCTCGCCCTGGAGAGGCTCCGCTCGGCGATAACGGCCCACAAAATCGCGTTAGCTATTCTCGACGCCAACTACACCTTCAAGAGGGGGAGCAGTGAGATAAAGGCGACCGAGATAAAGGACGAGAAGGTGAAGGCCACCAGAAAGCCCTACAGCATCGGGAGAGTGGAGATACTGCCTTACCTGGCGTACTCGGGAGACGTCCTCAAGCTCCTCGCCAGGGAGAGCCTCTCCGTGAGGGACGCCTTCAAGGAGATCAAGGGCAGGCTCAGGGAACAGGGAATGGTTAAAACCAGGAGCATAAGGCTTGAGGTGGAGTACTTTGAGAACAACCGCCTGAAAAAGGCCCACGTCAGCCTTCCCGCCGATGCAGACATCGAGGCCGAGCTGAGGAAGCAGTTCGGAAGGCGCTTCCGCTGGAGGGTTCTCAGCCTCGTGAAGACAAGGGGCGTCCTCATAAACAACCACTACACGGTGGACAACCTGGCACTGGCCTATGCCTCATTTAATCCCGAAAAGGGCGCCGAACTGCTGGGACTCGACATATTCCGCTACTACTTCCTCACGTCGCCAGCGGACAGGGAAACCCTCGGAGTTTTCCCGGGGATAAAGAGCTGTCTCGACTGCCACTACTCAATCCTCGACCTGCCCTTTAGGTGGGATCCAAACTTCAAAACAGGCCAGGGAAGCCTCTACATCATAAGAAAGTGCGAGATGGAGGAACAGCTCGTTGGAAGGAAGAAGGACCTCAGCGGGGTTCCTAACTACCTCCTCGGAGGAGTTCTACTCTACGGCATAAGCAACTACGACGAGAAGAAGGTTGCCGAAATACTGGGAATTCCCGAGGACGAGCTTACCGAGGCCATGAAGAAGTTCGTGATATCGGGCCTTGCAAACGTCCTGTTCACCAAGGAAGAGGCGAAGAAGTTTGACAAGTTCATGCCGAAGAGCGACAAAGCCAAGCAGTTCCTCGCCCTGCTCCAGGGGTGA
- a CDS encoding type II toxin-antitoxin system RelE family toxin produces MSFENRILISKRALKELKNVPESQRDIIKDRISKLAFFPLVKLDVQKLKGYDNVYRLRVGEYRVIFEYNKEERIVMILKVGKRGNVYS; encoded by the coding sequence ATGAGCTTTGAGAACAGAATTCTCATAAGCAAAAGAGCCCTCAAGGAACTCAAGAATGTCCCCGAAAGTCAGAGGGACATTATAAAAGACAGAATCTCCAAACTCGCTTTCTTTCCGCTCGTAAAGCTTGACGTCCAAAAACTGAAAGGATACGACAATGTCTACAGACTCCGGGTTGGAGAGTATCGGGTAATATTTGAGTATAACAAAGAAGAGCGAATTGTGATGATCCTGAAGGTAGGAAAAAGGGGGAACGTTTATTCCTAA
- a CDS encoding rhomboid family intramembrane serine protease encodes MSLEHYFHRYGRATFTLFLINVAVYVVEAVLSGGNFLSIRGSVLALLGQWNYAVLNYGYWWQLFTAMFVHVNIIHIFFNMYFLLTMGRQLERVLGPRRVVMTYIVSGLVGNVLTLFLKPPMTVSAGASGALFGIVGALITISGVVGGNMQAAMMNAFFLFLINSVLPGVNAYAHLGGLLAGIAIGYYYGKVIRRRLTWQYAYGDYW; translated from the coding sequence ATGAGCCTTGAGCACTACTTCCACCGCTACGGGCGGGCAACCTTCACGCTATTTCTAATCAACGTCGCCGTTTACGTTGTCGAGGCAGTTTTGAGCGGCGGGAACTTCCTGAGCATAAGGGGCAGCGTCCTGGCACTCCTCGGTCAGTGGAACTACGCGGTTCTCAACTACGGCTACTGGTGGCAGCTCTTCACGGCGATGTTCGTGCACGTCAACATAATCCACATATTCTTCAATATGTACTTTCTCCTGACGATGGGGAGACAGCTTGAAAGGGTTCTCGGCCCGAGGAGGGTTGTGATGACTTACATCGTCTCTGGGCTTGTTGGAAACGTTCTGACGCTCTTCCTCAAGCCCCCAATGACCGTCAGTGCGGGAGCCAGCGGTGCTCTCTTCGGAATAGTCGGAGCGTTGATAACGATAAGCGGTGTCGTCGGTGGAAATATGCAGGCAGCCATGATGAACGCCTTTTTCCTGTTCCTGATAAACAGCGTCCTTCCTGGGGTCAATGCATACGCCCACCTTGGAGGCCTGCTGGCGGGCATCGCGATAGGCTACTACTACGGAAAGGTCATCAGGAGAAGGCTCACGTGGCAGTACGCGTACGGCGACTACTGGTGA
- a CDS encoding UPF0179 family protein, with protein MIIHQEVLKVAIITLVGEKLAKPGVEFIFYGPAEPCKTCKLAGVCVGNLEPGRRYKILRVRSMPSHSCPLHEGKVRVVEVVEPSIEVAIEPRLAVVGSVITLKLEDCPDLDKRDLFKPEGLFDGDSVKIIEITGEVECNGKTYKIAKVMRKKE; from the coding sequence ATGATCATCCATCAGGAGGTGTTGAAAGTGGCCATAATCACGTTAGTTGGGGAAAAGCTCGCAAAACCGGGGGTTGAGTTCATATTCTACGGTCCGGCCGAGCCCTGCAAGACCTGCAAGCTCGCGGGCGTTTGTGTCGGCAACCTTGAGCCTGGAAGGCGCTACAAGATTCTCAGGGTAAGGAGCATGCCTTCCCACTCCTGCCCGCTGCACGAGGGAAAGGTCAGGGTAGTGGAGGTGGTCGAGCCGAGCATAGAGGTGGCAATAGAGCCGAGGCTTGCAGTGGTGGGCTCGGTGATAACGCTGAAGCTCGAGGACTGCCCCGACCTGGACAAAAGGGATCTTTTCAAGCCGGAGGGGCTCTTTGACGGGGACAGCGTGAAGATAATCGAAATAACTGGGGAAGTCGAGTGCAACGGCAAGACATACAAGATAGCCAAGGTCATGAGGAAGAAGGAGTGA
- a CDS encoding McrB family protein, which translates to MVHVGRFEISENALEKIAESLREEYEGSNVDYVIEDMRISENGEYLSVLIRDDYDSRFLHIFDTKGNPLLGWKSGVGIPCQEDVVVFPGVENVAVFMKCGTGEIALYPFQDENPKEHALRVTFSRLPIYVSLTNMERVVIFGDMRLDFSAPADLETVFIPRLQGGYAFFHAIHDTDDEIYILHTFKEPGMKNPTLRIGRINYPPHPYYSPIEFWDGVETISAHSPAPPTKGAIGDIVLRDNEPIAVLGTKLGKELYILTSKKARIIPLPGELVFTKFTEKGLFLLIGQFRGYLYGGFVTYEDLLQKGSLKLDDIVDRTVFGRYNPEAFDPKFSGISRSGDVLVLGKSSGKVSASGRFYYYVRPDSNYLYSYVSTQAAPGEGDITYDQFTQLEEVLRRFGGVILYGPPGTGKTKLALDLSRDADKVEVVTFHQSYSYEDFVEGFRPVEKEGKLLYVVEDGILKRLAVEAIFRGLHPDEGEADYKKKKEAVLEYLQTGKGEFKPRGKFYLIIDEINRGNISRILGEVITLLDPDKRLGMEYETKITLPYSREPFALPPNLYIIGTMNSTDRSIAFLDMALRRRFAFLEILPRPEELGDIEVGGVNLQHLLSTLNRVIEEERGKDYTIGHGYFREVIKAKPEERAKALKDVFYYKILPLLQEYFYGNWEAIRRSLPGFGFIDEKGRIIEMDDDEFIEALRKLVTEK; encoded by the coding sequence GTGGTTCACGTGGGCAGATTTGAGATTTCCGAAAACGCTCTGGAAAAAATAGCTGAAAGCCTCAGGGAAGAATACGAGGGCAGCAACGTTGATTACGTTATAGAGGACATGAGAATTTCAGAGAACGGGGAATACCTCTCGGTACTCATAAGGGACGACTACGACTCCAGGTTTCTCCACATCTTTGATACGAAGGGGAACCCGCTTCTGGGGTGGAAGAGTGGGGTTGGGATTCCCTGCCAGGAGGACGTTGTCGTTTTTCCGGGCGTTGAAAACGTGGCTGTATTTATGAAGTGCGGTACTGGGGAAATAGCACTCTATCCGTTTCAGGATGAAAACCCAAAAGAGCACGCCCTAAGGGTAACTTTCTCAAGGCTTCCCATCTACGTGAGCCTGACCAACATGGAGAGGGTGGTTATTTTTGGCGACATGAGACTCGACTTCAGTGCCCCCGCCGACCTTGAGACAGTCTTCATACCTCGCCTTCAGGGAGGCTACGCCTTTTTCCATGCCATCCATGACACCGACGATGAAATCTACATACTCCACACCTTCAAAGAGCCCGGGATGAAAAACCCCACCCTCAGGATAGGGAGGATAAACTATCCGCCTCACCCATATTATTCGCCGATTGAATTCTGGGACGGAGTAGAGACGATTTCGGCCCATTCCCCAGCGCCCCCGACAAAAGGCGCAATAGGGGACATCGTACTGAGGGACAACGAGCCAATAGCGGTCCTCGGGACGAAGCTCGGGAAGGAGCTCTACATCCTCACATCCAAGAAAGCGCGGATAATTCCCCTGCCGGGAGAGCTCGTGTTCACGAAGTTCACCGAAAAGGGCCTTTTCCTGCTTATAGGCCAGTTCAGGGGCTATCTGTACGGGGGCTTTGTCACGTACGAAGACCTCCTTCAAAAGGGCTCTCTAAAACTGGATGACATTGTGGACAGAACAGTCTTCGGCAGGTACAACCCAGAAGCCTTTGACCCAAAGTTCTCGGGAATATCTAGGAGCGGAGACGTTCTCGTTCTGGGCAAATCCTCTGGAAAAGTAAGCGCCAGCGGCAGGTTCTACTATTACGTTCGCCCGGATTCGAACTATCTATACTCTTACGTCTCCACGCAGGCCGCCCCTGGGGAGGGGGACATTACTTACGACCAGTTCACCCAGCTCGAAGAGGTTCTCAGAAGGTTCGGCGGCGTAATCCTCTACGGACCCCCTGGAACCGGAAAAACGAAGCTTGCCCTGGATCTCTCAAGAGATGCCGATAAGGTTGAGGTCGTTACGTTCCACCAGTCGTACAGCTATGAGGACTTCGTTGAAGGTTTTAGGCCCGTTGAAAAGGAGGGCAAACTGCTCTATGTCGTTGAGGACGGCATTTTAAAGAGGCTTGCAGTCGAGGCGATTTTCCGCGGCCTCCACCCGGACGAGGGAGAGGCCGATTACAAGAAGAAAAAGGAAGCCGTCCTTGAATACCTTCAAACAGGAAAAGGCGAGTTCAAACCCCGCGGGAAGTTCTACCTAATAATAGATGAGATAAACAGAGGAAACATCTCAAGGATCCTCGGTGAGGTCATAACCCTACTCGATCCCGATAAAAGGCTCGGAATGGAGTACGAGACAAAAATAACCCTGCCGTATTCCAGAGAGCCCTTCGCCCTTCCCCCCAACCTCTACATAATCGGGACAATGAACTCCACGGACAGGAGCATAGCTTTCCTTGACATGGCCCTCAGGAGGCGCTTTGCGTTCCTTGAGATACTGCCCCGCCCTGAGGAGCTCGGGGATATCGAAGTCGGCGGTGTAAACCTTCAGCACCTCCTCTCGACGCTCAACAGGGTTATCGAGGAAGAGCGCGGGAAGGACTACACGATAGGCCACGGCTACTTCAGGGAGGTCATAAAGGCTAAGCCGGAGGAGAGGGCAAAGGCACTCAAGGACGTCTTCTACTACAAGATACTCCCTCTTCTCCAGGAATACTTCTACGGCAACTGGGAGGCAATAAGGCGCTCCCTGCCGGGGTTCGGGTTCATAGACGAGAAAGGGCGTATAATCGAGATGGACGACGACGAGTTCATTGAAGCCCTCCGCAAGCTGGTGACAGAGAAATGA
- a CDS encoding bifunctional fructose-bisphosphatase/inositol-phosphate phosphatase → MEFNWSEIALNTAKELEEKIMPLFGTKKAGENVGTNVSGDVTKYVDKVAEDIILKRLVPLGVNVVSEEVGTVDSGSDYTVVVDPLDGSYNFSAGIPIFAFSLGIFKGKKPVYGAIYEFLPENFYEAKPGKGAYLNGERIRVNEPEPGKEALSFYTRGRCLGLVKKVKRVRVLGAIAVELAYVARGSLDGVFDIRNYVRPTDVAAGVLLVREAGGIVTDERGREFEVKLSATEKTNIIAVANERLLNTILEAMKDEP, encoded by the coding sequence ATGGAGTTTAACTGGAGTGAGATAGCGCTAAATACCGCCAAGGAGCTTGAAGAGAAAATAATGCCACTCTTTGGGACAAAAAAAGCCGGCGAGAACGTTGGGACTAACGTGAGCGGAGACGTAACAAAGTACGTGGACAAGGTCGCCGAGGACATAATACTCAAGAGGCTCGTCCCTCTCGGAGTAAACGTCGTCAGCGAAGAGGTCGGGACGGTTGACAGCGGGAGTGACTACACCGTTGTCGTCGACCCTCTGGACGGTTCCTACAACTTCTCGGCCGGGATACCAATCTTCGCCTTCAGCCTGGGGATCTTCAAGGGGAAGAAGCCTGTCTACGGGGCAATCTATGAGTTCCTGCCTGAGAACTTCTATGAAGCAAAGCCAGGGAAAGGTGCGTACCTCAACGGAGAGAGGATAAGGGTGAACGAACCCGAACCGGGGAAGGAAGCCCTGAGCTTCTATACCCGGGGAAGATGCCTCGGTCTCGTGAAGAAGGTGAAGCGAGTCCGCGTGCTCGGGGCGATAGCGGTGGAGCTTGCCTACGTTGCGAGGGGCTCCTTAGATGGGGTCTTTGACATAAGGAACTACGTTAGGCCGACGGACGTTGCAGCTGGAGTCCTCCTTGTGAGGGAAGCGGGCGGAATAGTAACGGACGAAAGGGGAAGGGAGTTCGAAGTCAAGCTCAGCGCAACGGAGAAGACCAACATAATAGCCGTCGCAAACGAGAGGCTCCTGAACACCATCCTGGAGGCGATGAAGGATGAGCCTTGA
- a CDS encoding NAD(P)-dependent glycerol-1-phosphate dehydrogenase produces MERRIHLMQLPREVLLGENLTGEVVSVAKRIGLTGKALVIYGPKTKEIAGRDVEDAIKSAYEVSSLTIRKGATMEEVERTIEKIKDEGIGWVIAVGGGSIIDVAKLSSFKTGVPFISFPTTASHDGIASANASIKDLGSKTSVKAVPPVAVIADVKVIKTAPYRYLAAGVGDTISNLTAVRDWQLAHRIKGEYYSEYAASLSLMSAKMVMRNADIIRLGNEESVRKVIKALISTGVAMSIAGSSRPASGAEHLFSHALDMLLDKPALHGEQTGLGTIIMAYLHGMKWERVRETLKRVGAPTNAYELGIDPEVIIEALTIAHTIRPERYTILGKDGLTREAAEKAAKITGVI; encoded by the coding sequence ATGGAGAGAAGGATTCATCTCATGCAGCTCCCAAGGGAGGTACTGCTGGGCGAGAACCTCACGGGAGAAGTTGTTAGCGTTGCCAAGAGGATAGGCCTTACTGGAAAGGCACTCGTTATCTACGGCCCAAAAACGAAGGAAATAGCTGGTAGAGATGTGGAAGATGCGATAAAATCTGCGTACGAGGTGAGCTCCCTCACCATCAGAAAAGGCGCAACGATGGAGGAAGTCGAGAGAACGATTGAAAAGATCAAGGACGAAGGCATCGGCTGGGTGATAGCAGTTGGCGGCGGGAGCATAATAGACGTCGCCAAGCTCTCTTCATTCAAAACGGGCGTTCCCTTCATAAGCTTTCCAACAACCGCTTCCCACGACGGCATAGCGAGTGCGAACGCTTCAATAAAGGACCTCGGCTCAAAAACGTCCGTGAAGGCCGTTCCACCAGTTGCAGTCATTGCCGACGTCAAGGTCATCAAAACGGCACCCTACCGCTACTTAGCGGCCGGTGTTGGCGACACTATAAGCAACTTAACGGCTGTGAGGGACTGGCAGCTTGCCCATAGAATCAAAGGTGAATACTACAGCGAGTACGCCGCATCACTCTCACTCATGAGTGCCAAGATGGTAATGCGGAACGCCGATATAATCCGCCTCGGAAACGAGGAGTCCGTCAGGAAGGTCATCAAGGCGCTCATCTCCACAGGTGTGGCCATGAGTATAGCCGGGTCTTCAAGACCAGCAAGCGGCGCTGAGCACCTCTTCAGCCACGCCCTAGACATGCTCCTCGATAAGCCCGCCCTTCACGGCGAGCAGACGGGCCTCGGGACGATAATCATGGCCTACCTGCACGGTATGAAGTGGGAGCGCGTTAGGGAAACCTTAAAGAGGGTCGGCGCACCTACAAACGCATACGAACTTGGGATCGACCCCGAGGTTATAATCGAGGCGCTCACCATAGCCCACACCATAAGGCCCGAGCGCTACACCATCCTCGGAAAGGACGGTTTAACTCGGGAGGCCGCTGAAAAGGCCGCTAAAATCACAGGAGTGATATGA
- a CDS encoding GTP cyclohydrolase IV, whose protein sequence is MFVETQEEVPEIREPLRRVGITNLRTVAKINWKGREYTFLPLIEVTIDVPAEKKGIHMSRLVESITEAMSEAVEEEVAKVHSSLEELGKSVIERLEGKHPHKRAEVWIKTHLIIPRTTPASKKTSYEPYDVEVGVIKNEDGSFEKVLRVRVIGNTACPHAMANNNGKTHIQRAIGELEIRAPFEEEIPLEEMIDVVESSFSHPTYTLLKTVDENAVVQGMFANPKFVEDVAREIFAKAKERFRGRIHVRVISNESIHKHDVIAETWS, encoded by the coding sequence ATGTTCGTCGAGACACAGGAAGAAGTTCCCGAAATCAGAGAGCCTCTAAGAAGGGTCGGCATAACGAACCTAAGGACGGTCGCCAAGATAAACTGGAAGGGAAGGGAGTACACATTCCTTCCGCTCATAGAGGTAACCATAGACGTGCCGGCCGAGAAGAAGGGCATCCACATGAGCAGGCTCGTGGAGAGCATAACAGAAGCCATGAGCGAAGCTGTCGAGGAGGAAGTGGCAAAAGTCCACAGCTCCCTAGAGGAGCTTGGAAAGTCCGTCATAGAGAGGCTCGAAGGAAAACACCCGCATAAGAGAGCTGAGGTCTGGATCAAGACGCACCTGATAATTCCGAGAACCACTCCGGCCAGTAAAAAGACCAGCTACGAACCCTACGACGTCGAGGTCGGCGTCATAAAGAATGAGGACGGCTCCTTCGAGAAGGTTCTCAGGGTGAGGGTGATAGGAAACACGGCCTGTCCGCACGCCATGGCGAACAACAACGGCAAGACCCACATCCAGAGGGCCATCGGCGAGCTGGAGATAAGGGCACCCTTTGAGGAAGAGATTCCACTTGAGGAGATGATAGACGTCGTCGAAAGCTCCTTCAGCCACCCGACCTATACGCTCCTAAAGACTGTGGACGAGAACGCCGTCGTCCAGGGAATGTTCGCCAACCCGAAGTTCGTCGAGGACGTGGCCAGGGAGATATTCGCAAAGGCCAAGGAGCGCTTCAGGGGCAGAATCCACGTGAGGGTCATCAGCAACGAGAGCATCCACAAGCACGACGTCATAGCGGAGACGTGGAGCTGA
- a CDS encoding McrC family protein, with amino-acid sequence MMDFRVVTLYEFENRPLSELKKLGLQTGERELMKFAEAVNSLYGGDSPVFTVTYDPRRDEYHLKTHGSVGFAYYLGDDGIVLVQVLPKPFRYDREDGRSLLFFLQLFNMYYQMGLEPGEIRALVFEYGRQKALDEIFKYLYVLMLSRALSRGLYYEYGEIEESSQTVRGRILVNELARRPAWKADLPVRYSLLLEDNPLNRVLKGALEVAVKSARLSETRKVGGILLDLFRDVGDPKPGDFGKVSFNHLNERFRTVFRLARVMYFGLAAGGSRKFLPGVFIRMDELFETLVYRTLKTVLDNEAEVRFQVQLPHVIKNAGEIEARFGALFMMGNPLPDIVVSTDEGTCVVEVKYRNLYVYHRGENRAHRKLVRKSDELYQAYTYSRLVSEYLGAKRVPVLLVYPRLEGIYNHWIPNLFSARPEDTFEFFDGTRVGVFGYELSMIGDEILLRKNSVVIDEDTAENLKSFILGLCSSGEV; translated from the coding sequence ATGATGGACTTCAGAGTCGTAACCCTCTACGAGTTTGAGAACAGGCCACTCTCAGAACTGAAGAAACTCGGGCTTCAGACAGGGGAAAGAGAACTAATGAAGTTCGCCGAGGCTGTGAATTCTCTCTACGGCGGCGACAGTCCGGTCTTTACAGTCACCTACGATCCGAGAAGGGATGAATACCACCTGAAGACCCATGGGAGTGTGGGGTTTGCGTACTACCTGGGCGATGACGGGATTGTGCTTGTGCAGGTACTGCCAAAGCCCTTCAGGTACGACAGGGAGGACGGCCGCTCTCTGCTGTTCTTCCTTCAGCTCTTCAATATGTACTACCAGATGGGTCTTGAGCCGGGCGAAATTAGGGCCTTGGTGTTTGAATACGGCAGGCAGAAGGCGCTGGACGAAATTTTCAAGTATCTCTACGTCCTCATGCTCTCCAGAGCGCTGTCCAGAGGACTCTACTACGAATACGGGGAGATTGAGGAAAGCTCCCAGACCGTCCGCGGCAGAATCCTTGTAAATGAACTCGCCCGGAGGCCAGCATGGAAGGCCGACCTGCCCGTCAGGTACTCACTCCTTCTTGAGGACAATCCCCTCAACAGGGTTCTAAAGGGTGCCCTGGAAGTCGCCGTAAAGTCTGCCCGCCTGAGTGAGACGAGGAAAGTCGGAGGAATACTTCTCGACCTCTTCAGGGACGTGGGTGACCCAAAACCCGGCGACTTCGGGAAAGTTTCCTTCAACCACCTCAACGAGAGGTTCAGAACGGTCTTCAGGCTGGCACGGGTGATGTACTTCGGGCTGGCCGCGGGAGGTTCGAGGAAGTTCCTTCCAGGAGTGTTCATCAGGATGGATGAGCTTTTTGAGACGCTCGTTTACAGGACGCTGAAGACCGTCCTCGACAACGAAGCAGAGGTGAGATTCCAGGTTCAGCTGCCCCACGTCATAAAAAACGCGGGCGAAATCGAGGCTAGATTTGGCGCACTCTTCATGATGGGCAACCCCCTTCCAGACATAGTGGTCAGCACCGACGAAGGAACCTGCGTCGTTGAGGTAAAATACAGAAACCTCTACGTGTATCACAGAGGAGAGAATAGGGCCCATAGAAAACTCGTTAGGAAGAGCGACGAGCTTTATCAGGCCTACACGTACTCCCGCCTTGTCAGCGAGTATTTGGGGGCAAAAAGAGTTCCAGTTCTCCTAGTCTACCCGCGGCTCGAGGGAATTTACAACCACTGGATTCCAAACCTCTTTAGCGCGCGCCCGGAGGATACCTTTGAGTTCTTCGACGGGACGAGGGTGGGGGTCTTCGGGTACGAGCTTTCGATGATAGGGGACGAAATCCTGCTGAGGAAGAACTCGGTAGTTATCGATGAGGACACCGCCGAAAACCTGAAGTCTTTCATCCTCGGCCTCTGCTCTTCGGGAGAGGTTTAA
- a CDS encoding DUF1699 family protein, with the protein MKVRVKAKTYSELIRKLDEVLNEDVSEVYVNLRPTKEVVVKILERSPNVRKITCPPSLYPKVSQKVIMALNQLGVELLPESYPRGRPKKYDEKTIKQVVELARKGVPMKEISRKLGIPLRTVYYLANLYTTSYSSFRGE; encoded by the coding sequence ATGAAGGTCAGGGTAAAGGCGAAGACATATTCGGAACTCATCAGGAAGCTGGACGAGGTTCTGAACGAGGATGTGAGTGAGGTCTATGTGAACCTCCGACCAACAAAGGAGGTAGTCGTCAAAATCCTAGAGCGCTCGCCGAACGTCAGGAAAATCACGTGTCCGCCAAGCCTTTACCCTAAGGTGTCTCAAAAAGTCATCATGGCCCTGAATCAGCTTGGGGTGGAGCTTTTGCCAGAGAGCTATCCGAGGGGCAGGCCAAAGAAGTACGATGAGAAAACGATAAAACAGGTCGTTGAATTGGCCCGGAAGGGCGTGCCTATGAAAGAGATCAGCAGAAAGCTCGGAATACCTCTGAGGACTGTCTACTACCTGGCAAATTTGTACACCACTTCTTACTCTTCTTTTCGAGGGGAGTGA